The sequence GAATACATAGAGGCTCTTAAGAAAAAAAAGGAGCTGTTGATTATAAAAGATCAGGTTGACCCTGTTTATGAGATGGGATACATAGCAGATAGACTCATAAAAAGCGGCGGTCCTGCGGTTCTGTTTGAAAACCCCAAAGGCAGCGGCATACCTGTTGTAATGAACCTGTTTGGCACAAGAAAAAGAACCGAGTTTGCCTTAAATGTTGAAAGCCTTGACGAGTTGGGCAGCAGGGTTGAGGAGCTTGTAAATGCCGAGGTGCCCTATAATTTCTGGGATAAGCTAAGAAACATAGTAAAACTTAAGGAGTTTAGCAAATTTATACCCAAAATCGTCTCCTATGCCCCATCGCAGGAGATAATCATAGACAACCCAGACCTAACCAAACTGCCCATCCTAAAGACATGGCCGATGGATGGTGGGCGTTTTATAACCCTGCCGCTTGTATTTACAAAAAATCCCAAAACAGGCAAGCAGAACTGCGGCATGTATAGAATGCAGGTGTTTGATAAAAACACAACCGGTATGCACTGGCATATCCACAAAGATGGAGCGCACCATTATAGGTGGTATAAAGAGAAAAACCAGAAGATGCCGGTTTGTGTTGCAATAGGCGCAGACCCCATAACCATATACACAGCAACGGCACCACTGCCTGAGGATATAGACGAGATGCTGTTTGCCGGTTTCCTGCGCAGAAAGCCCGTAAAACTAACCAAAGCCACGCTTTCAGATATACTTGTTCCTGCCGAGGCAGAGATCATACTTGAGGGATATGTTGATCCCAATGAGCCTTTGCACATAGAAGGTCCATTTGGCGACCACACGGGGTATTACTCCTTAGCTGATTATTACCCTGTATTCCACATAGAGCGGATAACAATGAGAAAAAACCCCATATACCCTGCAACCATAGTGGGCAAACCGCCGATGGAGGACTGCTTTTTGGGTAAGGCCACAGAAAGGCTGTTTTTGCCGATAATTAAGAAAATATTGCCAGAAATCGTCGATATAAACCTGCCCGTTGAGGGGATCTTTCACAACTTTGCGTTTGTCTCCATCGATAAACAGTTCCCAGGCCATGCATTCAAGGTCATAAACGCCTTATGGGGATTGGGCATGATGAGTCTAACCAAGATAATCGTGATATTCGACAAACATGTGAATGTCCAGGACATATCGGAGGTTATCTGGAGATTGGGCAATAACATAGACCCCAAAAGGGATATCATATTCACAAAAGGCCCGTTAGATGTGTTGGAGCATGCATCAGACATGCCGTTCTTTGGCTCGAAGATGGGTATAGATGCAACGAAGAAATGGAAGAGTGAGGGTTTTGCAAGGGAGTGGCCACCCGATATAGATATGAGTGAGGATGTTAAAATTAAGATGGATAAGCTTTTAAATAAATACCTAAAACGGGAGGTGAGGTAATGAATGTAGCAGAGGCTATAAAGGGCAGGTTTTCTGTAAGGTCGTATTTGGACAAACCGGTTGATAAAGAAACGGTATATAAAATCCTCGATATAGCGCGATTTTCACCTTCAGGACACAACATACAGCCCTGGGAGGTTGCCGTTGTAATGGGCAAGAAAAAACAGCAGCTTGCAGAAAGGCTTATGGAGGCTGTAAAAAACAGAGAGCCGCGCAAATACGATTACGAACATTACACCAAACAACTGCCAGAAAAACTCAAAGAAAGATTCAACACCTGCAACACAATTGTCTTTGATGCAAAAAAGATAGACCCAAAGAAGGATAAAGACAAGCTCCTTGAGCATATCCTGCAAAACTTTAAGTTCTTTGACGCACCCGTTGAGCTTATAGTTATGGTCGAGAGGGGGATTGGCGAGGCTGTGTTTTTGGATTTAGGTATATTTGCCCAAAGCATAATGCTTACAGCCTTAGAGTTTGGTCTTGCAAGCTGCCCCAAAACATCGATCGCTATGTATCCCGACATAATAAGAGAGACTTTGGGCATACCCGAAAGCAAGATGATAGTGTATGGTATATCGTTGGGCTATCCAAACTTAGACGCCCCTATCAATAAGGTAAGAATGCCCCGGGATAAGGTTGAGGAGTTTACCACCTTTTATGAATAATGGGTGCGCAATTATACTTAAAAACACTCGATAAACTGGAAAGCAGGCTATTCAAGGCGCTTTTTGAGAGGGATATAGAGTCTGCAAAACTCATAATTAGAAAAGAAAACAGTATCTTAAAGTTCAAAAAGACCGCAGATACTCTTACAAAGGATATCTTAGAGCTAAAGCTACCAAAAGCCACACAGGAAAAACTAACCCGCAGGGGTATAACAACTATCAAGGATTTATTGAGTTTTGAACCCCTGCGGATTGAGAACTATTCACTAAAAGACCCAAAATCCATAAAAAACGGCGAGTATTGCGCAATAAAAGGTATCGTTCTATCAAAAAACAGGGGATTGAGGGTTTTAAGTGTCTTACTGAATTCAAAAGGAGTCCATATACGGTGCAACTGGTTTAGGCTAACACCGTATATAAAAAGGATGCTATCCTCGATAAAGCCTGGCGATGAGATAGTCTGTCTGGGTAAGGCATCGAGGGATGGATTTTTATTACAGCTCAATCATCCGAAGCTAATAAAAGCAAAAGAATTTGAACCATCAAAGAGAATAGTCTACCCAAACATAGGACTAAGAAATACAACCATAGCAAAAGCCAAAGAAAAAGCTATGCTAATGCTGCCCAAAAGGCCTTTTGATTATCTGCCCTATTCTGTCATATCCAAAAACAACCTGCCCTTATTAGATGAATTCTTTGAACACCTAAAGTCAGACGGAGCAGATAGTTCAATTCAAAAAAGACAGAAATACGAGGAGATGTTCTTTCTGCTTTTGGGTTTGAGACTGCAAGAAAAACGCTTAACACAAAAGACGGCACCATCAATAGAAACACAGGCAGATTTTTTAGATGAGGTCAAAAAACATCTGCCTTTTGAGTTAACAAACGGCCAAATTCAGGCTATAGGCGAGATACTAAAAGACATGACTCGCTCAAAACCCATGCTGAGGCTTCTGCAGGGCGATGTGGGTTGCGGCAAAACCGTTGTCGCCCTGATATGCGCACTTGCCGCATTAAAGGCCAACTATCAGGTGGCTATAATGGCACCCACCCAGCCGCTGGCGGTTCAATTCTTCCTTCAAGCAGATAAGCTCCTGGCAAAATTCAAGTTTAAAACCTCTTTACTTGTAAGCTCAACCAAGAAGAAAGAGAGCGTTTACCAAAAGATAAAAAGCGGCGAGATAGATTGCGTTGTTGGGACACATGCTTTGATAGAAGAGCAGGTGGAATTTAAGAATTTGGGCTTTATCATCATAGACGAACAGCACAGGTTTGGCGTTGAACAGAGAAAAAACCTATCCTCAAAGGGTAAATTCCCCCACCTGCTTCTAATGAGCGCAACACCTATACCAAGAAGCCTCTCTATGGTCTTATACTCAAAAACAAGCCTTTCAACAATCAAAGAAAAACCCGCAAACAGAGGTAAAATAAAAACGCTTCACTTTTACAAAAACAAAAGGCAAGAGGCATACAAAATAGCCATTGATGAGTTGAACAAAAAACATCAGGTATATGTGATCGCACCTTTGATTGAGGAATCTGAACACTTTGAAGATTACAGGGCTGCAATAAAGCTTCATGAGGAGCTAAAGGATGGGTTTTTTAAAGGCTTTAGGGTTGAGTTATTGCATGGAAAGCTCAAACCCGAAGAGAAAGATGCCATTTTAAAGGATTTTAAAGAGGGGGCAATAGATTGTTTGATCAGCACAACCGTTATAGAGGTGGGTATAGATTCACCCCTTGCAACGGTCATAATCATAGAAAACGCAGACAGGTTTGGTCTTTCCCAACTTCATCAGCTAAGGGGTAGGGTTGGCAGAAGCTCTTTTGATTCATACGCTATATTAATAACAAACAACAACCTATCAGATACAGCAAAAAAACGCATAGAAGCGCTTTTAAAAACCGATGATGGATTTGAAATCGCCCAGATCGATTTTCAACTTAGAGGCTCAGGCGAGATATTGGGAACAAGGCAACACGGCAGAGACCTAAAATACACAAACATCCTTAAAGACATAAAACTTATTAATACCGTAAAAAAAGATATAGACATGTTACTTAAAAAAGACTATCCTTTAAACGATGGGCTTTTGACTATATTAAAACGAGAATGGAAAGAAAGATTAAGTTATATAAATGTGGGGTGAGAGATGAAGGCTTGCATAACTCAATTCAAAATAGAGGCAGGCAATGTTGATGCTAACTTTAAAAAGGGAATATCATTGATAGAGCAGGCAAAGAAGGAGGGTTGTGATCTAATACTTTTGCCTGAGGTGTGGACAACCGGTTTTTTGTTCAAAAAGCTAAAAGACCTATCCAAAACAACGCCGGAGATTATTAAAGAGCTAAAAAGACTCTCCCAAAATATCTGTATTTGCGGAACCTACGTTGTAGACAATCCTGAAACCGACAAGGTTTTTAATATATTTTATGCCATAAAAGATGGAAAAGTTCTGCTTGAGTATAAAAAGACAATGTTATTTGGTTTAACAGGTGAGGATAAATATTTCAATAGAGGTGATTTTTCTCAAATAAATACATTCACATTAAATGATATCAAAATAGGCGTAAGCGTATGTTACGAACTAAGGTTTCCTGAGTTTTTTAGAAAATCGGCCTTCAACGGTGCATATATCCACCTACATCCTGCCATCTGGCCTAAAAGCAGATTAAACCACTGGCAAACATTAACACAGGCAAGGGCTATAGAAAATCAATTTTTCCTTCTAACATCAAACGGTGTCGGCATGAGTGGAAAATGGGAACTTGCTGGCCACTCAAATATAATAAATGGATGGGGAGAATTCCTGAAGGCTCTCAATTATGACGAGGGCTTTGTATGTGAAAAGTTAGACATAAACGAAGTAGAACAAATAAGAGATCAGCTAACCTCTCTTAAGGATTCAATAAATTACCTAAGAACGCTTTATGTCTAAGTAAATACTTTTGGAGGTGCATCTCCTCTCTTTTTTATCTCACCCTTTTTTATAGCATCCTCAATATCTTTAACGGCTTTCTCTTGCATTTTTCTTAGGTGTTCTTTTTCATCTCTTATTCTACCTCTTTCTTTGGCTACCTTAAGCAACTTCTCACCTGTTTTTCTACCTATATGTTTAACTGTATCCTTAGGAACAAACACAGCTCCACATTCGGGGCATCTGTAAACCTCTATATCCTTCACAGTTATCATCTCACCCTTTACAGGCCTTCTAAATGGTGTAACCACCCTTCTCATCTCTCTTCCGCAAAATTTACACCTCATTCCTACTACCTCCAAAATTTATATAAAGGAGGGGATTATCCCCTCCTCATTGATACCATCAGCTCTTAATCTTAACCCTCCAGGGCTTACCGTGCTCTTTTTCATACTCAACTTCTCTGAGCGTCTTTCTGCTTAGATAAATCCTTGTTGGGTCAACGATCATTCTTAGAACTTTCAACTGCTCAATAGAAGGCGTAGGAGTCTCCGGTATATCGTCGGTCGGCGTTAGAACCTTACCATCTCTACCTTTAAGCTCCCAACCTGTGTTCTCTATAACATCCTTCAAGCTAACACCTGGGTGTACACTTCTTAGTCTCATATCGTAAGAACCATCCTCAGGGTAGTTCTCCATGACGCACACATCGGAGGCCATGATTCCTTTTCCGCCTCTTGGTGCACCATAATCCCATCTAGTCTCACCTTCTGGTCCTCTTGCAGCTGCCATCGTTGTTAGATAGCATACATGAGGTGGAAATCTCCTTTTTTCCTGAACCATAATAGCCAATGTAAAGTCTGACTGCTGACCTATTGGGTTAGCACCACCAGAACCTGTGAATCTTACGGGAGGTCCTAATTTAACATCATCAGCTCTTTCAGCCTGACTTCTTTCACCCTTCTTTATAATAGAAGGCCAATAACCGTCTCTTCCGCTCTTCTCTTTATCCCATATAGCTGTGGAGTTGATGTTTCCGTACTCATCGTATTCTGCGCCGCCCAAAACACCACCTGTAACATAACCCCTCTGTTCGTACGTTCCAAAAGCATCCGCCATTGAGAGGGCTGTTGAGGACATGTATGTTCCCCTGATGTCTGCAACTGAAATTGGAACATGCTCAAATTTAGGATCGAGCAT comes from Hippea maritima DSM 10411 and encodes:
- a CDS encoding menaquinone biosynthesis decarboxylase, which codes for MVFESLGEYIEALKKKKELLIIKDQVDPVYEMGYIADRLIKSGGPAVLFENPKGSGIPVVMNLFGTRKRTEFALNVESLDELGSRVEELVNAEVPYNFWDKLRNIVKLKEFSKFIPKIVSYAPSQEIIIDNPDLTKLPILKTWPMDGGRFITLPLVFTKNPKTGKQNCGMYRMQVFDKNTTGMHWHIHKDGAHHYRWYKEKNQKMPVCVAIGADPITIYTATAPLPEDIDEMLFAGFLRRKPVKLTKATLSDILVPAEAEIILEGYVDPNEPLHIEGPFGDHTGYYSLADYYPVFHIERITMRKNPIYPATIVGKPPMEDCFLGKATERLFLPIIKKILPEIVDINLPVEGIFHNFAFVSIDKQFPGHAFKVINALWGLGMMSLTKIIVIFDKHVNVQDISEVIWRLGNNIDPKRDIIFTKGPLDVLEHASDMPFFGSKMGIDATKKWKSEGFAREWPPDIDMSEDVKIKMDKLLNKYLKREVR
- a CDS encoding nitroreductase encodes the protein MNVAEAIKGRFSVRSYLDKPVDKETVYKILDIARFSPSGHNIQPWEVAVVMGKKKQQLAERLMEAVKNREPRKYDYEHYTKQLPEKLKERFNTCNTIVFDAKKIDPKKDKDKLLEHILQNFKFFDAPVELIVMVERGIGEAVFLDLGIFAQSIMLTALEFGLASCPKTSIAMYPDIIRETLGIPESKMIVYGISLGYPNLDAPINKVRMPRDKVEEFTTFYE
- a CDS encoding ATP-dependent DNA helicase RecG, giving the protein MGAQLYLKTLDKLESRLFKALFERDIESAKLIIRKENSILKFKKTADTLTKDILELKLPKATQEKLTRRGITTIKDLLSFEPLRIENYSLKDPKSIKNGEYCAIKGIVLSKNRGLRVLSVLLNSKGVHIRCNWFRLTPYIKRMLSSIKPGDEIVCLGKASRDGFLLQLNHPKLIKAKEFEPSKRIVYPNIGLRNTTIAKAKEKAMLMLPKRPFDYLPYSVISKNNLPLLDEFFEHLKSDGADSSIQKRQKYEEMFFLLLGLRLQEKRLTQKTAPSIETQADFLDEVKKHLPFELTNGQIQAIGEILKDMTRSKPMLRLLQGDVGCGKTVVALICALAALKANYQVAIMAPTQPLAVQFFLQADKLLAKFKFKTSLLVSSTKKKESVYQKIKSGEIDCVVGTHALIEEQVEFKNLGFIIIDEQHRFGVEQRKNLSSKGKFPHLLLMSATPIPRSLSMVLYSKTSLSTIKEKPANRGKIKTLHFYKNKRQEAYKIAIDELNKKHQVYVIAPLIEESEHFEDYRAAIKLHEELKDGFFKGFRVELLHGKLKPEEKDAILKDFKEGAIDCLISTTVIEVGIDSPLATVIIIENADRFGLSQLHQLRGRVGRSSFDSYAILITNNNLSDTAKKRIEALLKTDDGFEIAQIDFQLRGSGEILGTRQHGRDLKYTNILKDIKLINTVKKDIDMLLKKDYPLNDGLLTILKREWKERLSYINVG
- a CDS encoding nitrilase-related carbon-nitrogen hydrolase produces the protein MKACITQFKIEAGNVDANFKKGISLIEQAKKEGCDLILLPEVWTTGFLFKKLKDLSKTTPEIIKELKRLSQNICICGTYVVDNPETDKVFNIFYAIKDGKVLLEYKKTMLFGLTGEDKYFNRGDFSQINTFTLNDIKIGVSVCYELRFPEFFRKSAFNGAYIHLHPAIWPKSRLNHWQTLTQARAIENQFFLLTSNGVGMSGKWELAGHSNIINGWGEFLKALNYDEGFVCEKLDINEVEQIRDQLTSLKDSINYLRTLYV
- a CDS encoding YgiT-type zinc finger protein, whose amino-acid sequence is MRCKFCGREMRRVVTPFRRPVKGEMITVKDIEVYRCPECGAVFVPKDTVKHIGRKTGEKLLKVAKERGRIRDEKEHLRKMQEKAVKDIEDAIKKGEIKKRGDAPPKVFT
- a CDS encoding CoA-transferase subunit beta is translated as MAIKIPVKIPTVDEVIELVKGFSSGISDTEYEAYCKEYDLPPDEFTTIELLAIAGSTMIPYGASMFVGTGLPVLTMAEAQHTINPVAITVMEAGMLDPKFEHVPISVADIRGTYMSSTALSMADAFGTYEQRGYVTGGVLGGAEYDEYGNINSTAIWDKEKSGRDGYWPSIIKKGERSQAERADDVKLGPPVRFTGSGGANPIGQQSDFTLAIMVQEKRRFPPHVCYLTTMAAARGPEGETRWDYGAPRGGKGIMASDVCVMENYPEDGSYDMRLRSVHPGVSLKDVIENTGWELKGRDGKVLTPTDDIPETPTPSIEQLKVLRMIVDPTRIYLSRKTLREVEYEKEHGKPWRVKIKS